Proteins encoded together in one Mycobacterium simiae window:
- the mca gene encoding mycothiol conjugate amidase Mca, whose protein sequence is MSELRLMAVHAHPDDESSKGAATLARYADEGHRVLVVTLTGGERGDILNPAMDLPDVKEHIAEIRRDEMAKAAEILGVEHTWLGFIDSGLPKGDPPPPLPEGCFALVPLEQPVEALVRVVREFRPHVVVTYDENGGYPHPDHIRCHQVSVGAYEAAADFARFPDAGEPWAVSKLYYVHGFLRQRMQLLQDEFAKRGEEGPFGRWLEYWKPEHDPFDKRVTTRVECSQYFSQRDDALRAHATQIDPNAEFFAAPIAWQQRLWPTEEFELARSRVPVRLPEDDLFAGIEDRQ, encoded by the coding sequence GTGAGCGAACTGCGGTTGATGGCGGTGCACGCCCACCCCGACGACGAGTCCAGCAAGGGCGCGGCCACTCTGGCCCGCTATGCCGACGAGGGGCATCGCGTGCTGGTTGTCACGCTCACCGGAGGTGAGCGCGGCGACATCCTCAATCCGGCGATGGACCTGCCCGACGTCAAGGAGCACATCGCCGAAATTCGCCGGGACGAGATGGCCAAGGCCGCCGAAATTCTCGGCGTCGAGCACACCTGGCTCGGCTTCATCGATTCCGGCCTGCCCAAGGGAGATCCGCCGCCGCCGCTGCCGGAGGGGTGCTTCGCGCTGGTGCCCCTGGAGCAGCCCGTCGAGGCCCTGGTGCGGGTGGTCCGCGAGTTCCGGCCGCACGTGGTCGTCACCTACGACGAGAACGGTGGCTACCCGCATCCGGATCACATTCGCTGCCACCAGGTTTCGGTCGGAGCGTACGAAGCGGCCGCCGACTTCGCCCGCTTCCCGGATGCCGGTGAGCCGTGGGCGGTGTCCAAGCTGTACTACGTGCACGGGTTTTTGCGCCAGCGGATGCAGCTGCTGCAGGACGAATTCGCCAAGCGTGGCGAGGAGGGCCCGTTCGGCCGGTGGCTGGAGTACTGGAAGCCGGAGCACGATCCGTTCGACAAGCGGGTGACCACCCGGGTGGAATGTTCACAGTACTTCAGCCAGCGCGACGATGCGCTGCGCGCGCACGCTACGCAGATCGATCCCAACGCCGAATTCTTCGCCGCCCCGATCGCCTGGCAGCAACGGCTCTGGCCGACCGAGGAATTCGAATTGGCCCGGTCCCGCGTTCCGGTTCGGTTGCCCGAGGACGACCTGTTCGCCGGAATCGAGGACCGCCAGTGA
- a CDS encoding thioredoxin domain-containing protein gives MSPAESAGTNTLGLATSPYLRQHADNPVHWQQWTPQAMAEAAARDVPILLSIGYAACHWCHVMAHESFEDDEVAAAMNANFVCVKVDREERPDIDAVYMNATIALTGHGGWPMTCFLTPDGRPFFCGTYYPKDGFLQLLSAVTETWRGRRGEVEEASDQIAGELRKMTGAFPGAAGAGPGIDPGLCDHAVATVLGGLDTVHGGFGGAPKFPPSAMLEALLRHYERTGSVSSLQAVARTGSAMARGGLYDQLAGGFARYSVDNAWVVPHFEKMLYDNALLLRAYAHWARRTGDQLARRVAGQTARFLLDELADGAMFTSSLDADAGGREGASYVWTPEQLTEVLGPVDGRWAAAVFAVTEPGTFEQGMSVLQLPNDPADQDRLERVRTALLAARLTRTQPGRDDKVVTSWNGLAITALAEASVALDDPELARVARHCATAVLDVHWVDGRLRRASLGGVVGDSAGILEDYAMLATGLLALYQLTVEDSWLSAAVELLDTACEHFTDAQQSGRWYDTADDAEQLVLRPADPLDGATPSGAATITEALLTAAHLVDGATAPRYLTAALQTLGAHALLLARAPASAGHWLAVAEAAVRGPLQIAVVCDSARSVLLADARRLAPGGAIVVGGTMDSSTLLVGRDRVNGADAAYVCRGRLCDLPVTRSADLAAALGVHS, from the coding sequence ATGAGCCCGGCTGAATCCGCCGGGACCAACACCCTGGGGCTGGCCACCAGCCCCTATCTGCGTCAGCACGCCGACAATCCGGTGCACTGGCAGCAGTGGACGCCGCAGGCGATGGCCGAGGCGGCCGCGCGCGACGTACCGATCCTGCTCTCGATCGGCTACGCGGCTTGCCATTGGTGTCACGTGATGGCCCATGAATCGTTCGAGGACGACGAGGTGGCCGCCGCGATGAATGCGAACTTCGTCTGCGTCAAGGTCGACCGCGAGGAACGCCCCGACATCGACGCGGTCTACATGAATGCCACCATTGCCCTCACCGGGCACGGCGGCTGGCCGATGACATGCTTTCTGACGCCGGACGGGCGGCCCTTCTTCTGCGGCACCTACTATCCGAAAGACGGTTTCCTGCAATTACTTTCCGCGGTCACCGAGACCTGGCGCGGCCGCCGCGGCGAAGTCGAGGAGGCATCCGACCAGATCGCCGGCGAGCTGCGCAAGATGACCGGAGCGTTTCCGGGCGCGGCCGGCGCGGGCCCCGGCATCGATCCGGGATTGTGTGATCATGCGGTTGCCACCGTGCTGGGCGGTCTGGACACGGTGCACGGCGGCTTCGGCGGGGCACCCAAATTCCCGCCGTCGGCGATGCTCGAAGCGTTGCTGCGCCACTACGAGCGCACCGGCTCGGTGTCGTCGCTGCAGGCCGTCGCGCGCACCGGCAGTGCTATGGCCCGCGGTGGCCTCTATGACCAACTCGCCGGCGGATTCGCCCGTTATAGCGTCGACAATGCTTGGGTGGTACCGCATTTCGAGAAGATGCTGTATGACAACGCGCTGCTGTTACGCGCCTATGCACACTGGGCTCGGCGTACCGGAGATCAGCTGGCGCGCCGGGTCGCGGGGCAGACCGCGCGATTTTTGCTCGACGAGCTGGCCGACGGCGCTATGTTCACGTCGTCGCTGGACGCGGACGCCGGCGGCCGCGAAGGCGCCAGTTACGTCTGGACTCCCGAACAGTTGACCGAGGTACTCGGACCCGTCGACGGTCGTTGGGCCGCAGCGGTTTTCGCGGTCACCGAGCCCGGCACGTTCGAACAGGGGATGTCGGTGCTGCAACTGCCCAACGACCCTGCCGATCAGGACCGGCTCGAGCGGGTCCGGACCGCGCTGCTGGCGGCCCGGCTGACTCGGACGCAGCCGGGCCGCGACGACAAGGTCGTCACGTCTTGGAATGGTCTGGCGATCACCGCCCTGGCCGAGGCCAGCGTGGCGCTCGACGACCCCGAGCTCGCCCGCGTGGCGCGGCACTGCGCGACGGCGGTGCTCGACGTGCACTGGGTCGACGGCCGGTTGCGGCGAGCCAGCCTCGGCGGGGTGGTCGGCGACAGCGCCGGCATCCTGGAGGACTACGCGATGCTGGCCACCGGCCTGCTGGCGCTCTACCAGCTGACCGTCGAGGACAGCTGGCTATCGGCGGCGGTCGAGCTTCTCGACACCGCCTGCGAGCATTTCACCGATGCGCAGCAGTCCGGACGTTGGTATGACACCGCCGACGATGCCGAACAGCTGGTGCTGCGGCCCGCCGACCCGCTGGACGGGGCGACACCGTCGGGTGCTGCAACGATCACCGAAGCGCTGCTGACCGCGGCGCACCTGGTCGACGGCGCCACAGCGCCGCGGTATCTGACGGCGGCGCTGCAGACCCTCGGCGCGCACGCCCTGCTGCTGGCGCGGGCCCCGGCGTCGGCCGGGCACTGGCTGGCCGTGGCCGAGGCGGCGGTGCGCGGCCCGCTGCAGATCGCGGTCGTCTGCGACTCCGCGCGGTCGGTGCTGTTGGCCGACGCGCGCCGGCTGGCTCCCGGCGGAGCGATCGTGGTGGGCGGGACGATGGACTCCTCGACGCTGCTGGTCGGGCGGGACCGGGTGAACGGCGCCGACGCCGCCTACGTGTGCCGGGGCCGGCTCTGCGATCTACCGGTCACTCGGTCGGCCGACCTGGCCGCCGCGTTGGGTGTGCACTCCTAA
- the trhA gene encoding PAQR family membrane homeostasis protein TrhA — MSQTTTEQPEPQGLTANAAHQLVEGVARVLTKPRFRGWIHVYSAATAVFAGASLVAVSWAVGSTRAGLATLLYTAATIVMFSVSATYHRKHWKSATAQKWMKRADHSMIFVFIAGSYTPFALLALSPQDGHVVLSIVWGGAAAGILLKMLWPTAPRWVGVPLYILLGWVAVWYTGEILHNAGVAAMVLLFVGGALYSIGGILYALRWPDPWPTTFGYHEFFHACTAIAAICHYIAMWFVVF, encoded by the coding sequence ATGAGTCAGACCACGACGGAGCAGCCCGAACCTCAAGGACTCACCGCCAATGCGGCACATCAACTGGTCGAGGGTGTCGCCCGGGTACTGACCAAGCCGCGGTTCCGCGGCTGGATCCACGTCTATTCGGCGGCCACCGCCGTATTCGCCGGCGCCTCGCTGGTCGCGGTGTCGTGGGCGGTGGGGTCCACCCGCGCCGGCTTGGCGACGCTGCTGTATACCGCGGCCACCATCGTGATGTTCTCCGTCAGCGCCACCTATCACCGCAAGCACTGGAAATCCGCGACCGCCCAGAAGTGGATGAAGCGGGCCGACCACTCGATGATCTTCGTGTTCATCGCGGGCAGCTACACACCGTTTGCGCTGTTGGCCCTCTCCCCGCAGGACGGGCACGTGGTGCTGTCGATTGTGTGGGGCGGAGCGGCGGCCGGGATTCTGCTCAAGATGCTCTGGCCAACCGCGCCGCGGTGGGTCGGTGTGCCGCTGTACATCCTGCTCGGGTGGGTCGCGGTCTGGTACACCGGCGAGATCCTGCACAACGCCGGGGTGGCAGCCATGGTGCTGCTGTTCGTCGGCGGCGCGCTGTACAGCATCGGCGGCATTCTCTACGCGCTGCGCTGGCCCGACCCATGGCCGACGACATTCGGCTACCACGAGTTCTTCCATGCCTGCACCGCGATCGCGGCGATCTGCCACTACATCGCGATGTGGTTCGTGGTCTTCTGA
- a CDS encoding (2Z,6E)-farnesyl diphosphate synthase, with product MEIVPPRLKEPLYRVYELRLRQGLAASKSQLPRHIAVLCDGNRRWARDAGYDDVSYGYRMGAAKIAEMLRWCQEAGVEMTTVYLLSTENLQRDPDELAGLIEVITDVVEEICAPANRWSVRTVGDLELLGDEPARRLREAVESTPSAAPFHVNVAVGYGGRQEIVGAVRALLSKELANGATADELVESVTVEAISENLYTSGQPDPDLVIRTSGEQRLSGFLLWQSAYSEMWFCETHWPAFRRVDFLRALRDYSQRDRRHGK from the coding sequence GTGGAGATCGTCCCGCCGCGGCTCAAAGAGCCGTTGTATCGCGTCTACGAGCTGCGGCTCAGGCAGGGCCTGGCCGCCTCGAAGTCCCAGCTGCCACGGCATATCGCGGTGTTGTGCGACGGGAACCGGCGCTGGGCGCGTGACGCGGGATACGACGACGTCAGCTACGGCTACCGGATGGGCGCGGCCAAGATCGCCGAGATGCTGCGCTGGTGTCAGGAAGCGGGCGTCGAGATGACCACCGTCTATTTGCTGTCCACCGAAAACCTGCAGCGCGATCCCGACGAGCTGGCCGGCCTGATCGAGGTCATCACCGACGTCGTGGAGGAGATCTGCGCCCCGGCCAACCGCTGGAGCGTGCGCACGGTGGGCGACCTGGAACTGCTTGGCGACGAGCCGGCCCGCCGGTTGCGCGAGGCCGTCGAGTCGACGCCCAGCGCCGCGCCCTTCCACGTCAACGTCGCGGTCGGCTACGGCGGGCGGCAGGAAATCGTCGGGGCAGTGCGCGCACTGTTGAGCAAGGAACTCGCTAACGGCGCGACCGCCGACGAGCTGGTCGAGTCGGTGACGGTCGAGGCCATCTCCGAAAATCTCTACACCTCCGGGCAACCGGACCCCGATCTGGTCATCCGCACGTCGGGCGAGCAACGCCTGTCCGGATTCTTGCTGTGGCAGAGCGCGTACTCGGAGATGTGGTTCTGCGAGACGCATTGGCCCGCGTTCCGTCGTGTCGATTTTCTGCGCGCGCTGCGCGACTACAGCCAGCGGGATCGCCGGCACGGCAAGTAG
- a CDS encoding methyltransferase, with protein sequence MFSPTLPSAQLARAYEKMRYRIGQLHRRMVPPPVAMMEMIMDAWAAQSITAAADLGIADALAKSPMTADELAVAVDADADTLSRLMRALITRGIFRRRRDGRYDLTPLAETLRSDNTSSLRALARFLGSPQDREHWSHVTNSIRTGRSAVEDLRGKTYFEFMSEQPEFSEIFNEAMTSMSELAIPPIIAAYDFNRYSTIVDVAGGHGRFLAAILNAAPQSRGILFDQPHVIAGAFPLLEQHRVADRVKLVEGSFFETVADGGDAYVLKHIIHDWPDDEAVQILRNVRKAAGPGKQLLLVEFVIPKHDREFPGHWMDLGMHVAAGARERTAGQYGRLLQLAGFRMTGVVETVSPIGIVEAVSV encoded by the coding sequence ATGTTTTCGCCAACCCTTCCGTCCGCACAGCTGGCGCGAGCCTATGAGAAGATGCGCTACCGCATCGGCCAGCTGCACCGGCGTATGGTGCCGCCGCCGGTGGCGATGATGGAAATGATCATGGATGCGTGGGCGGCACAGTCCATTACGGCCGCGGCTGACCTCGGCATTGCCGATGCGCTGGCCAAGTCACCGATGACGGCCGACGAGTTGGCCGTCGCGGTCGACGCCGACGCCGATACCCTCAGCCGCCTGATGCGGGCGCTGATCACTCGAGGCATTTTCCGTCGTCGCCGTGACGGGCGCTACGACCTCACCCCGTTGGCGGAGACGCTGCGCAGTGACAACACGTCGTCGCTGCGCGCGTTGGCCCGGTTTCTGGGGTCGCCGCAGGATCGAGAGCACTGGAGCCATGTCACCAACTCCATTCGCACCGGTCGGTCTGCGGTCGAGGACCTGCGCGGCAAAACGTATTTCGAGTTCATGTCCGAGCAACCGGAGTTCAGTGAGATCTTCAATGAGGCCATGACGAGCATGTCCGAATTGGCGATTCCACCGATCATCGCCGCCTACGATTTCAACCGCTATTCGACGATTGTCGACGTGGCGGGTGGACACGGTCGGTTCTTGGCCGCAATCCTAAACGCCGCACCGCAATCCCGCGGCATCCTGTTCGATCAACCGCACGTGATTGCGGGGGCCTTCCCATTGCTCGAGCAACATCGGGTGGCCGACCGGGTGAAGCTCGTCGAAGGTTCCTTCTTCGAGACGGTGGCCGACGGCGGCGATGCCTATGTCCTCAAACACATCATCCACGACTGGCCCGACGACGAAGCCGTGCAGATTCTGCGCAACGTCCGCAAGGCGGCTGGACCCGGAAAGCAGTTGTTGCTAGTTGAATTCGTCATTCCGAAGCATGACCGGGAGTTTCCCGGTCACTGGATGGACCTGGGGATGCACGTTGCGGCCGGCGCCCGCGAACGCACCGCCGGACAATACGGCCGACTGCTCCAGCTCGCCGGATTCCGGATGACTGGGGTCGTCGAAACAGTCTCGCCGATCGGCATCGTCGAAGCGGTGTCCGTCTAG
- a CDS encoding methyltransferase yields MRSLKLSPVQLAHVVGFARHHVGRLHQRMAPPQDAMLEMITNAWVAQAITGAVDLGIADALADGPLSADELATAANADADAVRRLLRALVGRGVFRQLRDGRFALNPLGHTLRSDSATSVRGMARYIGAPQHREHWNHCGTALRTGRAVVSHLRGKPIFEYLAEEKELDEIFNVAMTNMSELAVPPVIASYDFSRFSTIVDVAGGHGRLLAAILNATPHARGILFDQPHVVADAPALLKQHGVADRVRVVAGSFFDSITEGGDVYVLKHIIHDWADDQALQILRNVRRAAGIGKHVLLVEMVLPEHDRDHLSNWLDLQMLMECDARERTVAEYDLLLDGAGFRLTRVVKTASAYRIVEAVAI; encoded by the coding sequence ATGCGTTCGTTGAAACTCTCACCTGTCCAACTGGCCCACGTTGTCGGTTTCGCCCGGCATCACGTCGGTCGGCTGCACCAACGCATGGCTCCGCCACAGGACGCCATGTTGGAAATGATCACGAATGCCTGGGTGGCGCAAGCGATCACCGGTGCGGTTGATTTGGGCATCGCCGACGCGCTGGCGGACGGACCGTTGTCGGCCGACGAGTTGGCCACCGCGGCCAACGCCGATGCGGACGCCGTCCGCCGGCTATTGCGTGCTCTGGTCGGCCGCGGTGTCTTTCGGCAACTGCGTGACGGGCGCTTCGCGCTCAACCCGCTGGGCCACACGCTGCGCAGCGACAGTGCGACCTCGGTGCGGGGCATGGCTCGATACATTGGTGCCCCGCAGCATCGGGAGCACTGGAACCATTGCGGCACCGCACTGCGTACCGGACGTGCTGTCGTTTCCCACCTCCGCGGCAAGCCGATTTTCGAATACCTGGCCGAGGAAAAGGAACTCGACGAGATCTTCAACGTCGCCATGACCAACATGTCCGAGCTGGCGGTGCCGCCGGTGATCGCGAGTTATGACTTCAGTCGTTTTTCGACGATCGTCGATGTTGCCGGTGGGCATGGTCGGTTGTTGGCCGCGATCCTGAATGCGACGCCGCACGCGCGGGGGATCCTGTTCGACCAGCCTCATGTGGTGGCCGACGCGCCGGCGCTGCTCAAGCAGCACGGGGTGGCCGACCGGGTGCGGGTGGTTGCCGGGTCGTTCTTCGATTCGATCACCGAGGGTGGTGATGTCTATGTTCTCAAGCACATCATTCACGACTGGGCCGACGACCAAGCGCTGCAGATTCTGCGCAACGTGCGTCGCGCGGCGGGGATCGGCAAGCACGTGCTGCTGGTCGAAATGGTTCTGCCCGAACACGATCGCGACCACTTGAGCAATTGGCTGGACCTGCAAATGTTGATGGAATGCGACGCCCGCGAGCGCACCGTCGCCGAGTACGACCTGCTGCTCGATGGCGCCGGCTTCCGCCTGACGAGGGTGGTGAAAACGGCTTCCGCGTACCGCATTGTCGAGGCGGTCGCCATTTAG
- a CDS encoding methyltransferase — MFSPNIRTLEVARALDCARHHVARLHQRMAPPPAVMMELVSQGWAAQAITAAADLGIADALVDGPLWADELAAAVDADTDGVSRLMRVLIGRGVFRRIRDGRYALNRLGDTLRSDAEISMRGAARFLGAAQHREHWSHLTTAIRTRRSVVPALRGKPIFEYLAEDGDYDEIFNVAMTSTSEVAIPPVVASYDFSRFSTIVDVAGGHGRLLAAILNATPHARGILFDQPHVVADAPALLKQHGVADRVRVVAGSFFDSITEGGDVYVLKHIIHDWADDQALQILRNVRRAAGIGKHVLLVEMVLPEHDRDHLGKLLDLEVLVEFDARERTADGYRQLLREAGFRMTEVVSTASPYSVVEAIAL, encoded by the coding sequence GTGTTTTCGCCCAACATTCGGACACTTGAAGTCGCTCGGGCTCTCGACTGTGCCCGTCATCACGTCGCTCGGCTGCACCAGCGGATGGCTCCGCCGCCCGCCGTGATGATGGAATTGGTGTCGCAGGGCTGGGCGGCGCAGGCCATTACCGCCGCGGCCGATCTGGGCATCGCCGACGCGCTGGTGGACGGGCCGTTGTGGGCAGACGAGTTGGCCGCTGCGGTCGACGCGGACACCGACGGCGTGAGCCGGCTGATGCGAGTGTTGATTGGGCGAGGCGTTTTCCGTCGCATCCGCGACGGGCGCTACGCCCTCAACCGGCTCGGTGACACGCTGCGCAGCGATGCCGAAATTTCGATGCGCGGCGCTGCCCGGTTTCTCGGTGCCGCCCAGCATCGCGAACATTGGAGCCACCTCACCACCGCGATCCGTACCCGTCGTTCCGTCGTTCCGGCGCTGCGCGGTAAACCGATTTTCGAATACCTGGCCGAAGACGGGGACTACGACGAGATCTTCAACGTGGCGATGACGAGCACGTCCGAGGTTGCCATCCCGCCGGTCGTCGCGAGTTATGACTTCAGTCGTTTTTCGACGATCGTCGATGTTGCCGGTGGGCATGGTCGGTTGTTGGCCGCGATCCTGAATGCGACGCCGCACGCGCGGGGGATCCTGTTCGACCAGCCTCATGTGGTGGCCGACGCGCCGGCGCTGCTCAAGCAGCACGGGGTGGCCGACCGGGTGCGGGTGGTTGCCGGGTCGTTCTTCGATTCGATCACCGAGGGTGGTGATGTCTATGTTCTCAAGCACATCATTCACGACTGGGCCGACGACCAAGCGCTGCAGATTCTGCGCAACGTGCGTCGCGCGGCGGGGATCGGCAAGCACGTGCTGCTGGTCGAAATGGTTCTGCCCGAACACGATCGCGACCACTTGGGGAAGCTGCTCGACCTGGAAGTGCTCGTCGAATTCGACGCCCGCGAGCGCACCGCCGACGGATACCGGCAATTGCTGCGCGAGGCCGGCTTCCGGATGACCGAAGTGGTGTCGACGGCCTCGCCGTACAGCGTCGTCGAAGCGATCGCTCTCTGA
- the coaA gene encoding type I pantothenate kinase produces MPRLSEPSPYVEFDRKQWRALRMSTPLALTEEELVGLRGLGEQIDLLEVEEVYLPLARLIHLQVAARQRLFAATAEFLGEPQQNPDRPVPFIIGVAGSVAVGKSTTARVLQALLARWDHHPRVDLVTTDGFLYPNSELDRRNLMHRKGFPESYNRRALMRFVTSVKSGSDYACAPVYSHLRYDIIPGAKHVVRHPDILILEGLNVLQTGPTLMVSDLFDFSLYVDARIEDIEQWYISRFLAMRGTAFADPESHFHHYSALNDTKAIAAAREIWRSINRPNLVENILPTRPRATLVLRKDADHSINRLRLRKL; encoded by the coding sequence ATGCCCCGGCTGAGCGAGCCGAGCCCTTATGTGGAGTTCGACCGAAAGCAGTGGCGCGCGTTGCGCATGTCGACGCCGCTGGCCCTCACGGAAGAGGAACTCGTCGGCCTGCGTGGGCTCGGCGAGCAGATCGACCTGCTCGAGGTCGAGGAGGTCTATCTGCCGCTGGCCCGGCTGATTCATCTCCAGGTGGCGGCCCGGCAACGATTGTTCGCCGCCACCGCGGAGTTCCTCGGTGAGCCGCAGCAGAATCCCGACCGACCCGTCCCGTTCATCATCGGGGTGGCCGGCAGCGTGGCGGTCGGGAAGTCGACCACCGCGCGCGTGCTGCAGGCGTTGCTGGCGCGCTGGGATCACCATCCGCGCGTCGACCTGGTCACCACCGACGGTTTCCTTTACCCGAATTCGGAGCTAGACCGACGAAACTTGATGCACCGCAAAGGTTTTCCGGAGAGCTACAACCGTCGGGCGCTGATGCGATTCGTCACATCGGTCAAGTCGGGTTCCGACTACGCGTGTGCACCGGTGTATTCACACTTGCGCTACGACATCATTCCCGGGGCCAAACACGTCGTCCGGCACCCGGACATCTTGATTTTGGAAGGTCTCAACGTGTTGCAGACAGGTCCGACCCTGATGGTGTCGGACCTGTTCGACTTTTCCTTGTATGTCGACGCTCGAATCGAAGACATCGAACAGTGGTATATCTCGCGGTTCTTGGCCATGCGCGGCACGGCCTTCGCCGATCCGGAATCGCACTTCCACCACTACTCCGCTCTCAACGACACCAAGGCCATAGCCGCCGCCCGCGAGATCTGGCGGTCCATCAACCGGCCGAACCTGGTGGAGAACATCCTGCCCACCCGTCCGCGCGCGACGCTGGTGCTGCGCAAGGACGCCGACCACTCCATCAACCGCCTGCGGCTACGCAAGCTGTGA
- the glyA gene encoding serine hydroxymethyltransferase, which yields MSAPLAEVDPDIAELLGKELGRQRDTLEMIASENFVPRSVLQAQGSVLTNKYAEGLPGRRYYGGCEHVDVVENIARDRAKALFGADFANVQPHSGAQANAAVLHALMSPGERLLGLDLANGGHLTHGMKLNFSGKLYENGFYGVDPTSHLVDMDVVRAKALEFRPKVIIAGWSAYPRVLDFAAFRSIADEVDAKLWVDMAHFAGLVAAGLHPSPVPHADVVSTTIHKTLGGGRSGMILGKQEYAKAVNSAVFPGQQGGPLMHVIAGKAVALKIASTPEFAERQQRTLSGARILADRLLAADVAKAGVSVVSGGTDVHLVLVDLRNSPLDGQAAEDLLHEVGITVNRNAVPNDPRPPMVTSGLRIGTPALATRGFGDAEFAEVADVIATALAAGTAASEGQISGLRQRVTTLARDFPLYDGLEDWALVGR from the coding sequence ATGTCCGCACCGCTCGCCGAGGTGGACCCGGACATCGCCGAGCTGCTCGGCAAAGAGCTGGGCCGTCAGCGCGACACCCTGGAAATGATCGCGTCGGAGAACTTCGTGCCGCGCTCGGTGCTGCAGGCGCAGGGCAGCGTGCTGACCAACAAGTACGCCGAAGGCCTGCCCGGTCGGCGCTACTACGGCGGTTGCGAGCACGTCGACGTGGTGGAAAACATCGCCCGCGATCGGGCAAAGGCACTGTTCGGCGCAGACTTCGCCAACGTGCAGCCACATTCCGGGGCGCAGGCCAACGCGGCGGTGCTGCACGCCCTGATGTCGCCCGGCGAGCGGCTGCTGGGCCTGGACCTGGCCAACGGCGGGCATCTGACCCACGGTATGAAGCTCAACTTCTCCGGCAAGCTCTACGAGAACGGCTTCTACGGCGTCGACCCGACGTCGCATCTGGTCGACATGGACGTGGTGCGCGCCAAGGCGCTCGAGTTCCGTCCGAAGGTCATCATCGCCGGCTGGTCGGCCTATCCGAGGGTCCTGGACTTCGCGGCGTTCCGCTCGATCGCCGACGAGGTCGACGCCAAGCTCTGGGTGGACATGGCGCACTTCGCGGGCCTGGTCGCCGCGGGGCTGCACCCCTCGCCGGTGCCGCACGCCGATGTCGTGTCGACCACCATCCACAAGACGCTGGGCGGCGGCCGCTCGGGAATGATCTTGGGCAAGCAGGAATACGCCAAGGCCGTCAATTCGGCGGTGTTCCCGGGCCAGCAGGGCGGGCCGCTGATGCACGTGATCGCGGGTAAGGCGGTCGCGCTGAAGATCGCCAGCACCCCGGAGTTCGCCGAGCGCCAGCAGCGCACGCTGTCGGGTGCGCGGATCCTGGCGGACCGGCTGCTGGCGGCCGATGTGGCCAAGGCCGGCGTCTCAGTGGTCAGCGGCGGCACCGACGTCCACTTGGTGTTGGTCGATCTGCGCAATTCGCCGCTGGACGGGCAGGCAGCCGAGGATTTGCTGCACGAGGTTGGCATCACGGTCAATCGCAACGCCGTCCCTAACGACCCGCGGCCGCCGATGGTTACCTCGGGTCTGCGGATCGGGACGCCCGCCCTGGCCACCCGCGGTTTCGGCGACGCGGAGTTCGCCGAGGTCGCCGATGTCATCGCCACCGCGCTGGCCGCCGGTACCGCGGCCTCCGAAGGGCAAATCTCGGGGCTGCGGCAACGGGTCACCACGCTGGCGCGCGACTTCCCGCTCTACGACGGTCTCGAGGACTGGGCGCTAGTCGGTCGCTGA
- a CDS encoding acyl-ACP desaturase — MAQKPVANALTLELEPVVEANMDRHLNTEDIWFAHDYVPFDRGENFAFLGGRDWDPSSMTLPRPLTDACEILLLIKDDLAAHHREFVEHFILEDWWGRWIGRWTAEEHLHAIALREYLVVTREVDPTANEEARVQYVMQGYRADHYSQIETLVHMALTERTHAVFTRNLAAQLEEPILAGLIDRISRDEVRHEEFFANLVAHCLEYTRDETIGAIAARASELQVVGADIQAYQDKVQNVAAAGIFGPEDLRQAISDRIKAWGVADEPQLRQFVVD, encoded by the coding sequence ATGGCACAGAAACCTGTAGCTAATGCGCTCACCCTGGAACTCGAGCCGGTCGTCGAGGCCAATATGGACCGCCACCTCAACACCGAGGACATCTGGTTCGCCCACGACTACGTGCCGTTCGACCGCGGCGAGAACTTCGCATTTCTCGGCGGGCGGGACTGGGATCCGTCCAGCATGACGCTGCCCCGGCCCCTCACCGACGCCTGCGAAATTCTCCTGCTGATCAAGGACGACCTGGCCGCTCATCACCGCGAGTTCGTCGAGCACTTCATTCTCGAGGACTGGTGGGGGCGCTGGATCGGTCGCTGGACCGCCGAGGAGCATCTGCACGCCATCGCGCTGCGCGAATACCTAGTGGTTACCCGCGAGGTCGACCCCACCGCCAATGAGGAGGCGCGCGTCCAGTACGTGATGCAGGGTTACCGCGCCGACCACTACTCGCAAATCGAGACCCTGGTGCACATGGCGCTCACCGAACGCACCCACGCGGTCTTCACCCGCAACCTGGCCGCCCAGCTCGAGGAGCCCATCCTGGCCGGACTGATCGACCGGATCTCGCGCGACGAGGTGCGCCACGAGGAGTTCTTCGCCAACCTCGTCGCCCATTGCCTCGAGTACACCCGCGACGAGACGATCGGCGCGATCGCCGCCCGCGCGTCGGAACTCCAGGTGGTCGGCGCCGACATCCAGGCATATCAGGACAAGGTGCAAAACGTCGCTGCTGCCGGAATTTTCGGTCCCGAGGACCTGCGCCAGGCGATCTCCGACCGGATCAAGGCCTGGGGCGTCGCTGACGAGCCGCAGCTACGGCAGTTCGTCGTCGACTGA